The DNA region AGTTTGGCCTCTATAGAATATACCGATTTTAGTATAGCGGCCTCCTTTGCAGCGTATTTTGCTGAATATATCTATAATATGGATATAGACAATAGTGTAACTTTTAATGTGAATGTTCCACCTCTAAAAAAAGATGAGATTAAAGGTTGGAAGTGGACTATTCAGGGAAAGACTAAATATCTTGATACTTTTGAAAAGAGATATGACCCAAAAGGAAATGTATATTATTGGATGGTTGGCGAACAAAATATTATTGTAAGCGATCCAAATGCTGATGATACTGCTGTAAGAGAAGGTTTTATAAGTGTAACACCTCTCCATTATGATATGTGTGATTATAAGGTATATGAACAGCTTCGAGAAAAAGAGGTTGGGCATTTTAATTTTTAAGTGGATGCCAACTAGGTTACTACTTTTTATATTATATTTTTGTATTTTACTTTATTTAAGGCCTTTATTTGCTGATATTAAAATACCAGATATATCTTTCTACGGAAAAGAGATAACAAATTATTATGTTGGGCCATCTTTTGCATCGATAAACTTAAAATATGATAAAAAAACAGATTTTGATACATATCTTAAAAAAATCAATATCGAAGCTGAATCATTAAAAGAAAGTAAATATACTTCT from Deferribacterota bacterium includes:
- the surE gene encoding 5'/3'-nucleotidase SurE, with the translated sequence MKILVTNDDGIYSEGIYSLYSSLKSIGEVYVVAPITEQSAVGHAITINNPLKISEVYRKDKYFGIGVDGTPADCVKLAFSDIIKDKIDLVVSGINHGANLCNNIIYSGTVSAATEGSMLGVKSIAMSLASIEYTDFSIAASFAAYFAEYIYNMDIDNSVTFNVNVPPLKKDEIKGWKWTIQGKTKYLDTFEKRYDPKGNVYYWMVGEQNIIVSDPNADDTAVREGFISVTPLHYDMCDYKVYEQLREKEVGHFNF